The Scylla paramamosain isolate STU-SP2022 unplaced genomic scaffold, ASM3559412v1 Contig66, whole genome shotgun sequence nucleotide sequence catgacaagggtgactaagagggggtgtgttgggggtcttcaagtggcacaggggacatgacaagggtgactatatacatacataaatatcttaaaattattgctatcattattattactatgctaACACCAGCCTCAGTTTTTCTTCAGTTCCCCCAAAGACGTGACAGAGTGAGGATGTGGCTTCTTTATCAAGTAATATGGACACACAGACTATTCTCAGCATTGTatctgacaggagaaacactttgctgcattactgacaggagaaacactcttttaaaaggctgtagttgaagtgacacaggttttcaagggtgtttttacagttgcagtgatagattaacatttctgcattactgacaggagaaacactcttttaaaaggctgtagttgaagtgatgagggttttcaagggtgtttttacagttgcagtgacagattaacaacatttctgcattactgacaggagaaacactcttttaaaaggctgttgttgaagtgatgtgggttttcaagggtgtttttacagttgcagtgacagattaacaacatttctgcattactgacaggagaaacactcttttaaaaggctgtagttgaagtgatgagggttttcaagggtgtttttacagttgcagtgacagattaacaacatttctgcattactgacaggagaaacactcttttaaaaggctgttgttgaagtgatgtgggttttcaagggtgtttttacagttgcagtgacagattaacaacatttctgcattactgacaggagaaacactcttttaaaaggctgttgttgaagtgatgtgggttttcaagggtgtttttacagttgcagtgacagattaacaacatttctgcattactgacaggagaaacactcttttaaaaggctgtagttgaagtgatgagggttttcaagggtgtttttacagttgcagtgacagattaacaacatttctgcattactgacaggagaaacactcttttaaaaggctgtaattgaagtgacacaggttttcaagggtgtttttacagttgcagtgacagattaacaacatttctgcattactgacaggagaaacactcttttaaaaggctgtagttgaagtgacaagggttttcaagggtgtttttatagttccagtcagtgacagattaacatttctgcattactgacaggagaaacactcttttaaaaggctgtagttgaagtgatgcaggttttcaagggtgtttttacagttgcagtgacagactaacaacatttctgcattactgacaggagaaacactcttttaaaaggctgtagttgaagtgacgcagattttcaagggtgtttttacagttgcagtgacagattaacaacatttctgcattactgacaggagaaacactcttttaaaaggctgtagttgaagtgacaagggttttcaagggtgtttttacagttgcagtgatagattaataacatttctgcataactgacaggagaaacactcttttaaaacgctctagttgaagtgatgtgggttttcaagggtgtttttatagttccagtgacagattaacaacatttctgcattactgacaggagaaacactcttttaaaaggctgtagttgaagtgacaagggttttcaagggtgtttttatagttccagtgatagattaacaacatttctgcattactgacaggagaaacactcttttaaaaggctgtagttgaagtgatgtgggttttcaagggtgtttttacagttgcagtgacagattaacaacatttctgcattactgacaggagaaacactcttttaaaaggctgtagttgaagtgaggcaggttttcaagggtgtttttacagttgcagtgacagactaacaacatttctgcattactgacaggagaaacactcttttaaaaggctgtagttgaagtgacacaggttttcaagggtgtttttacagttgcagtgacagattaacaacatttctgtattactgacaggagaaacacttttaaaaggctgtagttgaagtgacaagggttttcaagggtgttcatttctgcattaatgacaggagaaacactcttttaaaaggctctacttaaagtgatgtgggttttcaagggtgtttttatggttctagtaacagattaacaacatttctgcgacagattaacaacatttctgcattactgacaggagaaacactcttttaaaatgcaggttttcaagggtgtttttacggctccagtgacagattaacaacatttgtgtaggagaaacactcttgagaacccagctaccCCTGTGTTTTGCAAGgccatccctgtggccttgcaAAACAGTGACATTGACAAAGCACAGTGATTCAGAAGACACtggtaaacctaacctaacgtaccaAATTCTCTCTCGTGTCTTCATTAACAGTCGTTGAGGCTGTGGAAGCCGTCATGTtggtggcagcagcggcagcagcggtggcggtggtggtggtggtggcggtggtgctctGCTGCGTCACAAATGAAAACCGTTTTGCTCTTGCCAGTTCAATTTCCAAATTTCTGACTTGTTTCTGCAGTGAGGTGATctgattctgagagagagagagagagagagagagagagagagagagagagagagagagagagagagagagagagagagagagagagagagagagagagagagagagagagagagagagagaggacaatgtgtgagtgtgtctgttgacAGTGAACAGCACTtggtgaaacacactcaaaacacactcaaaacataccaaaacactcaaaacacactcaaaacacaccaaaacacacccaaacacactcaaaacattcaaaacacacccaaacacaccaaaacacactcaaaacatacccaaaacatacccaaacacacccaaaacacactcaaaacacacccaaaacacacccaaacacactcaaaacacaccaaaacactcaaaacacactcaaaacacaccgaaacacacccaaaacacactcaaaacacacccaaaacactcaaaacatactcaaaactcactcaaaacacactcaaaacacaccaaaaacactcaaaacacacccaaaacacaccaaaacacactcaaaacacacccaaaacacactcaaaacacactcaaaacacacccaaacactcaaaacacacccaaaacactcaaaacacaccaaaacactcaaaacacactcaaaacacactcaaacacactcaaacacactcttACCTTCAATTCAACATTTTCTTGCAATATCTGTCCTCCaacatttctcccttcctcctcctctcttcctcctcctcctcctcctcctcctcctcttcttctgtcacaTTCATCTGTTAGAAGCTGAATCCTAATCTTTAAATCTTCAATAACCCTTTCCTTGTCCTGTGCCAAAGCTTTCACCGCTTCTGCAAACTCCATCTAttacccaaaaaaaagaaaaaaatagtattaacATAAAATCCAGTTTAAGGAATTGTAAAGGTCACAAGGTCAGTACAAAGCAAGACAGAGGTCAGGAAGGTCAAGGAACAAGAGATTAAGTTTGAAATGGTTCGGTTTGATacacagacacaaagaaaagatgttattgatattattgaAGAGTATAGCAATATCACTattcaagatatatatatatttttttaaagatttattaaagttcattatttcattattgttgaTATGTTAATGACTGCtattaattaaggaaataatgatggaaTTAATTAGTCTTGtcagggttctctctctctctctctctctctctctctctctctctctctctctctctctctctctctgcgactaTATTAAGCCTTAAGgcagtttgggtgtgtgtggcagtgtctgggtgtgtgtggcagtgtttgggtgtgtgtggcagtgtttgggtgtgtgtggcagtgtttgggtgtgtgtggcagtgtttgggtgtgtggcagtgtttgggtgtgtgtggcagtgtttgggtgtgtgtggcagtgtttgggtgtgtgtggcagtgtttgggtgtgtgtggcagtgtctgggtgtgtgtggcagtgtctgggtgtgtgtggcagtgtctgggtgtgtgtggcagtgtctgggtgtgtgtggcagtgtttgggtgtgtgtggcagtgtgtgggtgtgtgtggcagtgtctgggtgtgtgtggcagtgtctgggtgtgtgtggcagtgtttgggtgtgtgtggcagtgtttgggtgtgtgtggcagtgtctgggtgtgtgtggcagtgtctgtatTGACTTGATTGAAGGTTCCTGTGGTTTACTCACATCACACTAATTGAAATCAAgtgttggtggtgcaggtgtgagcAATAGCCAGGTAGAGAAGGAACACAGTTTTTGGGCATTTTCAGATGTGTAAATGTGTAATGTGTTATGTTTTCAGgtgtgtaaatgtgtttttCATGTGTAGATAGCTTGGgtttgtatttctgtctgtgtattgtgttgttttgtgttgaatttgttgttgtcgtgttttgttcgtgtttttcctcattcctctgtgtgtttctttcccccgtctcctgcctctccttcacAACAAacatcattcttttcttgcaCCAATTACCATCCAATCAATGTTTTTAatccttacattctctctctccctctctctgtccgtcttaCCTGTTTTTCGTCATCtagtttcctcctttcttcctctcttatacTTGCAATTCTCTCTtcaatctctatctctctctctttcatcagttcctctctcagtctgtccaggccctgaggaaattaaagagaggCATTAGAGTAAGATAGAATATTTGCAGTGTGAATTGTCggtgtcctctctttctctctttctctctttgtctctctctcacctcccatctGTTGAGAGacgagggtggggaggagggcgggTGCTCCTCGCTGGGACTTGAAGAGAAAGGCATGCTAGTgggggaggtgctggtggtggctgtcGTCGTTGTCATCATTCTAAATCTAGACCTTATGCTTTCAACTTCCAGCCtgtgcctctttctctcctcctccagttcccttcggccttcctccacctgaagtagtagtagtagtagttgtagtagtagtagtagtagtagtagttagtgttttggtacaggggacatgacaagggtgactaagagggggtctggtgggggtcttcaagtggcacaggggacatgacaagggtgactaagagggggtctggtgggggtcttcaagtggcacaggggacatgacaagggtgactaagagggggtctggtgggggtcttcaagtggcacaggggacatgacaagggtgactaagagggggtctggtgggggtcttcaagtggcacaggggacatgacaagagTGACATTAGCAGGATCATGAAGAACAGCACTAAGGGGAGAACAAGAAGTGATGTGTTCAAGGTTGATAAAGTTAATATTTATGAGATGGGAATGAAATGGCTTTAAATAAGGTGATGGGTGAACTAAGTAACAAGGATGTGAGTGTTGAGTCGTCAGGGAGCTCTGAAGGATGACTGGACAGgtgtatggatgggaatgacagGTGGAAGCAGGTGGAAGCAGGTGGAAGCAGGCAGGTGTGTTATGTACAGGGCCTGCGACATGTAGACCTCCTGGCTTGTTGCACTGCCCTCGTGTTGCTGTGGCAGTGCTGGGAGTGGACACTTGGCTGTCACACAACTGCAAAGGGtgatgcacacacaaacaaacaaaacttgaaTAATTCCAGACTCAAAAATTTCCCGACTCAAAAGTTTTTCAAGACTCAAAAGTTTTTCAAGACCCAAAAACTTTTCCTTACCACAAGAGCAAGTTTCCtctgcacttcctcctccttctccttctcccagtgcctcctctcattctccagaaattcttgtctttctctcttcttttcttcttctttcctatgcAAATCTTTCTTCCACTCAGCTCTGATCttgttcccttcttcttccactgcttcctccttctcctgcctcaacctacgagagagagagagagagacagagagagagagaataaaaaaaatgacaaaacagaATTATATTGTACcattaaatcacacacacacacacacacacacacacacacacacacacacacacacacacacacacacacacacacctttccagtAGCTCTGCCTTCAATATTTCCAgtgcatttctttccctctctacaAAACTCGTTTCCAAAATCTttacaattctttctttttcttgctgaaGTTGCTCCcttactttctcctccactcttccctccaGGCCGGCCACCAGCgtctgtgggaggaggaggaggaggaggaggaggtatatagCAGTGGTGAGCAAAAGAGAAAtgaacaccaacaataacaatgaaaatgagagagagagagagagagagagagagagagagagagagagagagagagagagagagagagagagagagagagagagagagagagagagagagagagagagagagagccttaccTCCTTCACTGTTCCTAACTGCTGTCTTAACTCTTCCATCTCCAGTTCATGTTCTAGAGTAGCttgcttcatcttctctctccacctttcctccacctcctccacctccttcttcctctcctcctccatcttctgtcTTGCCTCCTCTGCTTCTGTTCCTGCTTGCTGGAAGACAGACAtgcatcagacacacacacacacaaacacacacagtaatagtattaaaaccacataataataataataataataataataacatatttaCCTGTAGGCTTTGTTCTTGTCTATGCAATTGGTCCATATATACTTCAATCTCCCTATGAGCATCTTCCAACTGGCCTTTATAAACATCAgccagtctgtgtgtgtctgccagCTTGTGTTGAGTGTCTGCCAGCTTGTGTTGAGTGTCTGCCAGCTGCTGGTGAAGGCTATCcgatctcttcctttcctcttcctcctcctccttcctcttgcttGTGTTCTCGTCTTGTATCTGTCAAAAGGGCtgctggtgagaggaggaggaggaggaggaggaggaggaggaggaggaggaggaggaggaggaggaggaggaggaggaggaggaggaggaggacgacgaggagtgtgaaaatgatagtggtggtgaagaacaagaagaggaagaatgaaaagaagaagaagaagaagaagaagaagaagaagaagaagaagaagaagaagaagaagaagaagaagaagaagaagaagaagaagaagaagaagaagaagaagaagaagaagaagaagaagaagaagaagaagaagaagaagaagaagaagaagaagaagaagaagaagaagaagaagaagaagaagaagaagaagaagaagaagaagaacaacaacaacaacaacaacaacaacaaaaaatataacaccaattctctctctctctctctctctctctctctctctctctctctctctctctctctctctctctctctctctctctctcacctggaagATCAAGTCCAAGATTGACGACGACACCTGAGACACATACGACAGGTAGGAACtgccctccaccttcacctgaaagagagagggagagggaaagtggatagtggtggtggtgagtggataAGTAAATTCTGCACGGCCtcccccagtccatcccagcctctcccagtccattccagcctctcccagtccattccagcctctcccagttcattccagcctctcccagttcatcccagcctctcccagtccatcccagcctctcccagttcatcccagcctctcccagttcatcccagcctctcccagtccattccagcctctcccagtccatcccagcctctcccagttcattccagcctctcccagttcattccagcctctcccagtccattccagcctctcccagtccattccagcctctcccagtttatcccagcctctcccagtccattccagcctctcccagttcattccagcctctcccagtccatcccagcctctcccagttcatcccagcctctcccagttcatcccagcctcccccagtccattccagcctctcccagtccattccagcctctcccagtccatcccagcctctcccagttcatcccagcctcccccagtccattccagcctctcccagtccattccagcctctcccagttcattccagcctctcccagttcatcccagcctctcccagtccatcccagcctctcccagttcattccagcctctcccagtccatcccagcctctcccagtccattccagcctctcccagtttatcccagcctctcccagtccatcccagcctctcccagttcatcccagcctctcccagttcatcccagcctctcccagtccattccagcctctcccagtccattccagcctctcccagttcatcccagcctctcccagtccatcccagcctctcccagttcatcccagcctcccccagtccatcccagcctctcccagttgaTCTCAGTCtcttccagtccatcccagcctctcccagtccattccagcctctcccagtccatcccagcctctcccagttgaTCTCAGTCTCTTccagttcatcccagcctctcccagtccattccagcctctcccagtccatcccagcctcccccagtccatcccagcaaAGGTCAAGATCAAGACTCACcttctctctcagtgcattcacTTGTCCTTTCAAATCACCTAGTTGTCCCAGTCTGTCTCTCAGCCTCTCTACTTCCACTCTTGCTTCACTCAATTCAACctgcaaggaagagaaagttttaGTTATCCCTTCAtatctccctccatctttctcctccacatttCTCCTTCCACATGGAGATTCTGCAatgtttcctccatctctcctccaaacCTGACTATCCTGTGACTCTTTGTTCAtagttaaaatagtgttttttgttaTAGTCTCACAAAATAGTCAGACATTCTCTCCTCTACCACCctatattctttcctccatttcttcctctgcaAGTTCCCTCcaggcctctcctccctcacagaccttcctccatctttcctccatctctcctccaatcctgactatcctgtgACACTTAGTTCTtagttaaaatagtgtttttgttgGAGAGTCTGACATCACAGCCAATCAGTATAACAACATACTTACCTGCAAGgccataaagtctctctcttGATTGGCTGAGAGCTGGCCAATCAGAGGCTGGGACTGCagtggtgtgggaggggagggagggccacacctaaccctcctcctcctccttcctcttcctcttcctcctcctcttcttcaaaactaaaaggaaaaatatcttcaatatatAAATCTGTTAATATAAagtcagtagtggtggtggtggtggtggtggtggtggtggtggtggtggtagtggagggggGAGGCCAACctgtgggggggagagaggagggggtgaggggggcagtgtgtatgtatgtatgtatgtgtgtgtgtgtgtgtgtgtgtgtgtgtgtgtgtgtgtgtgtgtgtgtgtgtgtgtgtgtgtgtgtgtgtgtgtgtgtgtgtgtgtgtgtgtgtgtgtgtgtgtgtgtgtgtccttaaatataccaatactattactattactattattatttttattattattatcattactactactattacttttaatataacaacaacaacaacaacaaccaccaccaccaccaccaccaccaccaccaccactactactactaataataattcaaattgaagaagaagaagaagaagaagaagaaaaacaagaacaagatacctataactctctctctctctctctctctctctctctctctctctctctctctctctctctctctctctctctctctctctctctctctctctctctcacctgtgcttGTCCAGTTTGATGTGCTTTGGGTAGTCAGGAAGAGCTGTAaaatgctgtttggtcttcacagagcccctcttctcctcctcctcctcctcctcttcttcttcttcctcctcctcctctccctcctcttctttcatctggcagccatggtggtggtggtggtggtggtggtggagataaatatatatatattaattcatataatttacacacacacacacacacacacacacacacacagcctctctctctctctctctctctctctctctctctctctctctctctctctctctctctctctctctctctctctctctctctctctctctctctctctctctctctctctctctctctctctctctctctctctctctccaacacacacacacacacacccacctcatAATCTTGTGTGCTTGTCTTTTCTTGTAAtctgaaaaataatgatgataataataataataataataataataataataataataataataataataataataatatcaacaacaacaacaatatgtcTTACCTCCTGgagccttccttttcctcctcctcctctttctcctcctcctcctcctcctgctccttgtcttcctgctcctcgttcttcttcatcctcctcctcctcctcctcctcctctcctcctgtgtaTTGAGGGCGGCTGTGAAATGGCGAAGCAGAGGAGGAACCGCCAGAACCTCACCAATGACCAAACAGTGAGAAAGTTCCGGCAGCAGTCTTCTCAGTTCATCTATGTTTTCTTTGGTAacctgtgtagtagtagtagtagtagtagtagtagt carries:
- the LOC135098480 gene encoding RB1-inducible coiled-coil protein 1-like; amino-acid sequence: MIYVFLVDTGTMMTFDMNLALESVEVLKGAIHNAVKVPPDKQVLLASGGETLDSCKRVCHYSAGTDTSPIFLFSKMAIEGAAPPTPSVQPGGDGDLRAQVEGCLNMPATYNTVVARTQLAQQFYEHASEVTRTCRQLVHDQHLQQQGWAAVVANLEDIVAAFRARHDAFQQNFVEYLSGREEKVALLQSFEEDLKLLARIPVFPELLGKTQEEEEEEEAGKKRRTSTAQKKEEEEEKEEEEKEEEEEEEEQEEEKRGGEGGGGEGGKREMRQVSLLDWISAKDSQSDVRQIAQLCCRGLAQISEGLLEQVGQEVSAVLREADRPQMKEVKGLGERLCGLEQLMHDAAYVVQEQSNFSQALLKNQDRAGKVNDPSIFPDLCTSHRKNLMHMLKNHQKLQDIKRRCIKAKEELSENLHVRLKWIMYIERRLYEADTRVSMHQESVRRLAGLLQVVEQIHRAPRVYAAAVTEVARRHAFSRAFLQWASELSSQSGEVWRREVEARRGFSQDFSTHFLASLFPGMEDLPPNFATSLPSQFDMALPKVTKENIDELRRLLPELSHCLVIGEVLAVPPLLRHFTAALNTQEERRRRRRRRMKKNEEQEDKEQEEEEEEKEEEEEKEGSRRLQEKTSTQDYEMKEEEGEEEEEEEEEEEEEEEKRGSVKTKQHFTALPDYPKHIKLDKHSFEEEEEEEEEEGGGGGLGVALPIGQLSANQERDFMALQVELSEARVEVERLRDRLGQLGDLKGQVNALREKVKVEGSSYLSYVSQVSSSILDLIFQIQDENTSKRKEEEEEERKRSDSLHQQLADTQHKLADTQHKLADTHRLADVYKGQLEDAHREIEVYMDQLHRQEQSLQQAGTEAEEARQKMEEERKKEVEEVEERWREKMKQATLEHELEMEELRQQLGTVKETLVAGLEGRVEEKVREQLQQEKERIVKILETSFVERERNALEILKAELLERLRQEKEEAVEEEGNKIRAEWKKDLHRKEEEKKRERQEFLENERRHWEKEKEEEVQRKLALVVEEGRRELEEERKRHRLEVESIRSRFRMMTTTTATTSTSPTSMPFSSSPSEEHPPSSPPSSLNRWEGLDRLREELMKEREIEIEERIASIREEERRKLDDEKQMEFAEAVKALAQDKERVIEDLKIRIQLLTDECDRRRGGGGGGGGGREEEEGRNVGGQILQENVELKNQITSLQKQVRNLEIELARAKRFSFVTQQSTTATTTTTATAAAAAATNMTASTASTTVNEDTRENLPHQASPLLSHGTITFNSCQTGDTVLVVWDAIHGHYKVLQEGVSSQHLHFLHSDAYNLLGLTKDNPQQKMYCAAEVVSKEFCQAKKDDNRFRVPKGTRFYRVVAKPSCVDAAAAAAATTAATTTTSTSTTTTTTAATATATTTTTTTGL